In a single window of the Stigmatopora nigra isolate UIUO_SnigA chromosome 7, RoL_Snig_1.1, whole genome shotgun sequence genome:
- the gdf6a gene encoding growth/differentiation factor 6-A: MFACRLVTLYVGLLLVFLWNIPCFQSAAIISPSAPKRSRGAKLPHQGGQRSSKLFKDIFASSHHAMSPRKDDLKDDVVPHEYMLSIYRTYSAAEKLGLNSSFFRSSKSANTITSFVDRGTDDLLHPPLRRQKYLFDVSTLSDKEELVGVELRIFRRALGDFQTTGLYRIQLYPCSSDMLLDSRLLDPLDATKSRWEVLDVWEMFKSHQQRQRHSQHHLLEYPGSLLCFQLRVTLGNSDIELDLRTLGLDRSGRSQQEKAILVAYTRSKKRENLFNEMKEKIKSRRSIREIEVLRTSQEEQGEGMPYRGVRGEGPRRRRRTALSNRHGKRHGKKSKSRCSKKALHVNFKELGWDDWIIAPLDYEAYHCEGVCDFPLRSHLEPTNHAIIQTLMNSMDPTSTPPSCCVPTKLSPISILYIDAGNNVVYKQYEDMVVEQCGCR; encoded by the exons ATGTTTGCATGCAGACTCGTCACGCTTTACGTGGGCTTGCTCCTTGTTTTCCTTTGGAATATACCATGCTTCCAGTCTGCTGCTATCATCTCGCCCTCCGCCCCGAAGAGGAGCCGGGGAGCCAAACTCCCTCATCAGGGCGGACAAAGGTCAAGCAAACTTTTCAAAGACATCTTCGCTTCCTCCCATCACGCGATGAGTCCACGCAAAGACGATTTGAAGGACGACGTGGTGCCACACGAGTATATGCTCTCCATTTATAGGACCTACTCGGCAGCAGAGAAACTCGGACTTAACTCCAGCTTTTTCCGCTCCTCCAAATCTGCTAACACCATCACAAGTTTCGTGGACAGAGGAACAG ATGATCTTTTGCACCCTCCTCTGCGAAGACAAAAGTATCTGTTTGATGTCTCAACCCTTTCAGACAAAGAGGAGCTGGTTGGGGTGGAATTAAGGATATTTAGGAGAGCGTTAGGAGACTTCCAGACGACAGGCCTCTACCGCATCCAACTTTACCCCTGCAGCTCTGATATGCTGCTCGACTCAAGACTGCTGGACCCTTTGGACGCTACCAAGTCCAGATGGGAGGTTCTGGACGTGTGGGAGATGTTTAAATCTCATCAACAACGTCAGCGACATTCACAGCATCATCTTCTTGAATATCCAGGATCGCTGCTCTGCTTCCAGCTCAGAGTCACCCTGGGTAATTCTGATATTGAGTTGGACCTGAGGACGCTGGGCCTGGACAGGAGTGGGCGGTCCCAGCAGGAGAAAGCTATTTTGGTGGCCTACACCCGCTCCAAGAAAAGGGAGAACCTTTTCAACGAGATGAAGGAAAAGATCAAGTCACGGAGATCTATCAGGGAGATAGAGGTGCTGAGAACTTCACAAGAGGAGCAGGGGGAAGGCATGCCCTATAGGGGGGTCAGGGGAGAGGGGCccaggaggcggaggaggacaGCGCTGAGCAACCGACACGGGAAAAGACACGGGAAGAAATCCAAGTCCAGGTGCAGCAAAAAGGCCTTGCATGTGAATTTTAAAGAGCTAGGCTGGGATGACTGGATCATCGCGCCTCTGGACTACGAGGCATACCATTGCGAGGGGGTGTGCGACTTCCCACTCCGATCCCACCTGGAACCAACCAACCATGCCATCATACAGACTCTTATGAACTCCATGGACCCCACCAGCACCCCTCCCAGTTGCTGCGTCCCCACCAAACTGAGTCCAATCAGTATCCTTTACATAGACGCAGGCAACAATGTAGTGTACAAACAGTACGAGGATATGGTGGTGGAGCAGTGTGGGTGTAGGTAG
- the sybu gene encoding syntabulin isoform X1, which translates to MGPFQEYEEKKSPQKGSPRSRIPRLILHPFHPKGANSPFSDSPYSEEDGKEYDVSSDHSKRTISSNSFYSDDTGCPTSQSVSPSKTPSGSDESTYRSPTLPERKVRVKRVRVIGETSHEPQSAPRQKKKLRSAMKVRGSEANFSSSSSTGSFKNKERITKLSGKKTPCHSLPPVFKPAGSHSTNRDAELYAPYRTPPGVAFSSSSSNSSPTSSRRANLSRYHSCSDNHGIKPPQPEQYLTPLQQKEVTIRHLKTKLLESDNRVYDREAEIEDLKGQLSRMREDWIEEECHRVEAQLSLKEARKEIKQLRQVVETMKTTLMEKDKGIQKYFIDINIQNRKLESLLQSMELAQSGVSLQDENTQDFFFESPKSGRKKMAGVEEGAMDLGDHGVEALADSGLLIDDEMANRSDILEQVLMSTAGEFNLDTLDKVNPGMDMGPGVSIISEISNPQPLVIKAPASRHISHSLKKKDKGTQTETMSMSQELQALLYQLLRLEGHRGPTLSVSSALVDLPKLPTFTCMHSPYLMAPISPYMLPPAPLDSTVLATDADFGCSDLAEIPMMDELDFEPSTEKQLLSLEMSAFNQRYWSNSFLVDLVAIAAPVLPTLVWLYSQHGVDKSTPVNIATLIRGCCIMGLYSLRRIAPKPDL; encoded by the exons ATGGGACCCTTCCAAGAATATGAG GAAAAGAAGTCTCCACAGAAAGGCAGCCCTCGGAGTCGCATCCCACGTTTAATCCTCCATCCCTTTCATCCAAAGGGTGCCAATTCCCCTTTTTCTGACTCTCCTTACTCAGAGGAGGATGGCAAAGAGTATGACGTCAGCTCAGATCACTccaagaggaccatcagctccAACAGCTTTTACTCGG ATGACACCGGCTGCCCCACTAGTCAGTCTGTGTCCCCCTCCAAAACTCCGTCAGGCTCAGACGAGAGTACCTATAGGTCACCAACACTACCCGAACGAAAGGTCAGAGTGAAGAGGGTTCGAGTCATAGGGGAGACCAGTCATGAACCACAGAGTGCTCCGAGGCAGAAGAAGAAGCTGAGGTCAGCCATGAAAGTCAGAG GAAGTGAGGCAAATTTTAGCTCTTCCAGTAGTACAGGGAGCTTTAAGAACAAAGAGCGTATCACCAAATTATCTGGAAAGAAAACACCATGTCACAG CTTGCCTCCAGTCTTCAAACCGGCAGGGAGTCATTCTACCAACCGGGATGCAGAACTATATGCTCCCTACAGGACTCCACCTGGAGTTGCATTCTCAAGTAGCAGCTCCAACTCTAGTCCTACATCCAG CAGGAGAGCAAACTTGAGCCGCTATCATTCATGCAGCGATAACCATGGAATCAAGCCACCGCAGCCTGAGCAGTACCTCACTCCTCTGCAGCAGAAGGAAGTGACCATCagacacctgaagacaaaacTACTGGAGTCTGACAACCGGGTGTATGACAG agagGCAGAAATTGAGGATCTCAAAGGTCAACTCAGCAGAATGAGGGAAGACTGGATTGAAGAGGAGTGTCACCGAGTAGAGGCCCAACTGTCACTCAAAGAAGCTCGTAAGGAAATCAAGCAACTGCGTCAGGTGGTGGAGACCATGAAGACTACCCTAATGGAAAAAGATAAGGGAATACAGAAGTACTTCATAGACATAAATATCCAAAACAGGAAGCTGGAGTCACTGCTACAAAGCATGGAACTTGCTCAGAGTGGTGTCAGCCTTCAGGATGAAAACACACAAGACTTCTTCTTTGAGAGCCCCAAGAGTGGCAGGAAGAAGATGGCAGGAGTGGAAGAAGGTGCCATGGATTTAGGAGATCACGGAGTAGAGGCATTGGCTGATAGTGGGCTGCTAATAGACGACGAAATGGCCAACAGATCTGACATTCTGGAGCAGGTCTTAATGTCCACGGCAGGAGAGTTCAATTTGGACACGCTCGACAAGGTGAATCCTGGAATGGACATGGGTCCCGGAGTGTCCATAATCTCTGAAATATCCAATCCACAGCCACTAGTTATAAAAGCTCCTGCTTCCAGGCACATTTCCCACTCTCTgaagaaaaaagataaaggCACCCAAACTGAAACAATGTCCATGTCACAAGAGCTTCAGGCTTTACTCTATCAGCTTCTTCGACTCGAAGGGCACAGAGGACCAACATTGTCCGTCTCCAGCGCTCTTGTGGATCTCCCAAAGCTGCCCACTTTCACTTGCATGCATTCCCCTTACTTGATGGCTCCCATCTCCCCCTACATGCTGCCCCCTGCTCCTCTTGACAGCACAGTCCTTGCTACTGATGCTGACTTCGGTTGCTCAGATCTGGCAGAGATTCCAATGATGGATGAACTGGATTTTGAACCAAGTACAGAAAAACAGCTTCTATCTCTAGAGATGAGTGCTTTCAACCAGCGTTACTGGAGCAACAGTTTTCTGGTGGATCTGGTTGCCATTGCTGCACCTGTGCTACCTACATTGGTCTGGCTTTACTCACAGCATGGTGTGGACAAAAGCACTCCGGTCAACATCGCTACTCTCATCAGGGGTTGTTGCATCATGGGATTATACTCTCTTCGCCGCATTGCTCCCAAGCCAGATCTGTAA
- the sybu gene encoding syntabulin isoform X3, whose product MGPFQEYEEKKSPQKGSPRSRIPRLILHPFHPKGANSPFSDSPYSEEDGKEYDVSSDHSKRTISSNSFYSGSDESTYRSPTLPERKVRVKRVRVIGETSHEPQSAPRQKKKLRSAMKVRGSEANFSSSSSTGSFKNKERITKLSGKKTPCHSLPPVFKPAGSHSTNRDAELYAPYRTPPGVAFSSSSSNSSPTSSRRANLSRYHSCSDNHGIKPPQPEQYLTPLQQKEVTIRHLKTKLLESDNRVYDREAEIEDLKGQLSRMREDWIEEECHRVEAQLSLKEARKEIKQLRQVVETMKTTLMEKDKGIQKYFIDINIQNRKLESLLQSMELAQSGVSLQDENTQDFFFESPKSGRKKMAGVEEGAMDLGDHGVEALADSGLLIDDEMANRSDILEQVLMSTAGEFNLDTLDKVNPGMDMGPGVSIISEISNPQPLVIKAPASRHISHSLKKKDKGTQTETMSMSQELQALLYQLLRLEGHRGPTLSVSSALVDLPKLPTFTCMHSPYLMAPISPYMLPPAPLDSTVLATDADFGCSDLAEIPMMDELDFEPSTEKQLLSLEMSAFNQRYWSNSFLVDLVAIAAPVLPTLVWLYSQHGVDKSTPVNIATLIRGCCIMGLYSLRRIAPKPDL is encoded by the exons ATGGGACCCTTCCAAGAATATGAG GAAAAGAAGTCTCCACAGAAAGGCAGCCCTCGGAGTCGCATCCCACGTTTAATCCTCCATCCCTTTCATCCAAAGGGTGCCAATTCCCCTTTTTCTGACTCTCCTTACTCAGAGGAGGATGGCAAAGAGTATGACGTCAGCTCAGATCACTccaagaggaccatcagctccAACAGCTTTTACTCGG GCTCAGACGAGAGTACCTATAGGTCACCAACACTACCCGAACGAAAGGTCAGAGTGAAGAGGGTTCGAGTCATAGGGGAGACCAGTCATGAACCACAGAGTGCTCCGAGGCAGAAGAAGAAGCTGAGGTCAGCCATGAAAGTCAGAG GAAGTGAGGCAAATTTTAGCTCTTCCAGTAGTACAGGGAGCTTTAAGAACAAAGAGCGTATCACCAAATTATCTGGAAAGAAAACACCATGTCACAG CTTGCCTCCAGTCTTCAAACCGGCAGGGAGTCATTCTACCAACCGGGATGCAGAACTATATGCTCCCTACAGGACTCCACCTGGAGTTGCATTCTCAAGTAGCAGCTCCAACTCTAGTCCTACATCCAG CAGGAGAGCAAACTTGAGCCGCTATCATTCATGCAGCGATAACCATGGAATCAAGCCACCGCAGCCTGAGCAGTACCTCACTCCTCTGCAGCAGAAGGAAGTGACCATCagacacctgaagacaaaacTACTGGAGTCTGACAACCGGGTGTATGACAG agagGCAGAAATTGAGGATCTCAAAGGTCAACTCAGCAGAATGAGGGAAGACTGGATTGAAGAGGAGTGTCACCGAGTAGAGGCCCAACTGTCACTCAAAGAAGCTCGTAAGGAAATCAAGCAACTGCGTCAGGTGGTGGAGACCATGAAGACTACCCTAATGGAAAAAGATAAGGGAATACAGAAGTACTTCATAGACATAAATATCCAAAACAGGAAGCTGGAGTCACTGCTACAAAGCATGGAACTTGCTCAGAGTGGTGTCAGCCTTCAGGATGAAAACACACAAGACTTCTTCTTTGAGAGCCCCAAGAGTGGCAGGAAGAAGATGGCAGGAGTGGAAGAAGGTGCCATGGATTTAGGAGATCACGGAGTAGAGGCATTGGCTGATAGTGGGCTGCTAATAGACGACGAAATGGCCAACAGATCTGACATTCTGGAGCAGGTCTTAATGTCCACGGCAGGAGAGTTCAATTTGGACACGCTCGACAAGGTGAATCCTGGAATGGACATGGGTCCCGGAGTGTCCATAATCTCTGAAATATCCAATCCACAGCCACTAGTTATAAAAGCTCCTGCTTCCAGGCACATTTCCCACTCTCTgaagaaaaaagataaaggCACCCAAACTGAAACAATGTCCATGTCACAAGAGCTTCAGGCTTTACTCTATCAGCTTCTTCGACTCGAAGGGCACAGAGGACCAACATTGTCCGTCTCCAGCGCTCTTGTGGATCTCCCAAAGCTGCCCACTTTCACTTGCATGCATTCCCCTTACTTGATGGCTCCCATCTCCCCCTACATGCTGCCCCCTGCTCCTCTTGACAGCACAGTCCTTGCTACTGATGCTGACTTCGGTTGCTCAGATCTGGCAGAGATTCCAATGATGGATGAACTGGATTTTGAACCAAGTACAGAAAAACAGCTTCTATCTCTAGAGATGAGTGCTTTCAACCAGCGTTACTGGAGCAACAGTTTTCTGGTGGATCTGGTTGCCATTGCTGCACCTGTGCTACCTACATTGGTCTGGCTTTACTCACAGCATGGTGTGGACAAAAGCACTCCGGTCAACATCGCTACTCTCATCAGGGGTTGTTGCATCATGGGATTATACTCTCTTCGCCGCATTGCTCCCAAGCCAGATCTGTAA
- the sybu gene encoding syntabulin isoform X2 produces MGPFQEYEEKKSPQKGSPRSRIPRLILHPFHPKGANSPFSDSPYSEEDGKEYDVSSDHSKRTISSNSFYSDDTGCPTSQSVSPSKTPSGSDESTYRSPTLPERKVRVKRVRVIGETSHEPQSAPRQKKKLRSAMKVRGSEANFSSSSSTGSFKNKERITKLSGKKTPCHSLPPVFKPAGSHSTNRDAELYAPYRTPPGVAFSSSSSNSSPTSRRANLSRYHSCSDNHGIKPPQPEQYLTPLQQKEVTIRHLKTKLLESDNRVYDREAEIEDLKGQLSRMREDWIEEECHRVEAQLSLKEARKEIKQLRQVVETMKTTLMEKDKGIQKYFIDINIQNRKLESLLQSMELAQSGVSLQDENTQDFFFESPKSGRKKMAGVEEGAMDLGDHGVEALADSGLLIDDEMANRSDILEQVLMSTAGEFNLDTLDKVNPGMDMGPGVSIISEISNPQPLVIKAPASRHISHSLKKKDKGTQTETMSMSQELQALLYQLLRLEGHRGPTLSVSSALVDLPKLPTFTCMHSPYLMAPISPYMLPPAPLDSTVLATDADFGCSDLAEIPMMDELDFEPSTEKQLLSLEMSAFNQRYWSNSFLVDLVAIAAPVLPTLVWLYSQHGVDKSTPVNIATLIRGCCIMGLYSLRRIAPKPDL; encoded by the exons ATGGGACCCTTCCAAGAATATGAG GAAAAGAAGTCTCCACAGAAAGGCAGCCCTCGGAGTCGCATCCCACGTTTAATCCTCCATCCCTTTCATCCAAAGGGTGCCAATTCCCCTTTTTCTGACTCTCCTTACTCAGAGGAGGATGGCAAAGAGTATGACGTCAGCTCAGATCACTccaagaggaccatcagctccAACAGCTTTTACTCGG ATGACACCGGCTGCCCCACTAGTCAGTCTGTGTCCCCCTCCAAAACTCCGTCAGGCTCAGACGAGAGTACCTATAGGTCACCAACACTACCCGAACGAAAGGTCAGAGTGAAGAGGGTTCGAGTCATAGGGGAGACCAGTCATGAACCACAGAGTGCTCCGAGGCAGAAGAAGAAGCTGAGGTCAGCCATGAAAGTCAGAG GAAGTGAGGCAAATTTTAGCTCTTCCAGTAGTACAGGGAGCTTTAAGAACAAAGAGCGTATCACCAAATTATCTGGAAAGAAAACACCATGTCACAG CTTGCCTCCAGTCTTCAAACCGGCAGGGAGTCATTCTACCAACCGGGATGCAGAACTATATGCTCCCTACAGGACTCCACCTGGAGTTGCATTCTCAAGTAGCAGCTCCAACTCTAGTCCTACATCCAG GAGAGCAAACTTGAGCCGCTATCATTCATGCAGCGATAACCATGGAATCAAGCCACCGCAGCCTGAGCAGTACCTCACTCCTCTGCAGCAGAAGGAAGTGACCATCagacacctgaagacaaaacTACTGGAGTCTGACAACCGGGTGTATGACAG agagGCAGAAATTGAGGATCTCAAAGGTCAACTCAGCAGAATGAGGGAAGACTGGATTGAAGAGGAGTGTCACCGAGTAGAGGCCCAACTGTCACTCAAAGAAGCTCGTAAGGAAATCAAGCAACTGCGTCAGGTGGTGGAGACCATGAAGACTACCCTAATGGAAAAAGATAAGGGAATACAGAAGTACTTCATAGACATAAATATCCAAAACAGGAAGCTGGAGTCACTGCTACAAAGCATGGAACTTGCTCAGAGTGGTGTCAGCCTTCAGGATGAAAACACACAAGACTTCTTCTTTGAGAGCCCCAAGAGTGGCAGGAAGAAGATGGCAGGAGTGGAAGAAGGTGCCATGGATTTAGGAGATCACGGAGTAGAGGCATTGGCTGATAGTGGGCTGCTAATAGACGACGAAATGGCCAACAGATCTGACATTCTGGAGCAGGTCTTAATGTCCACGGCAGGAGAGTTCAATTTGGACACGCTCGACAAGGTGAATCCTGGAATGGACATGGGTCCCGGAGTGTCCATAATCTCTGAAATATCCAATCCACAGCCACTAGTTATAAAAGCTCCTGCTTCCAGGCACATTTCCCACTCTCTgaagaaaaaagataaaggCACCCAAACTGAAACAATGTCCATGTCACAAGAGCTTCAGGCTTTACTCTATCAGCTTCTTCGACTCGAAGGGCACAGAGGACCAACATTGTCCGTCTCCAGCGCTCTTGTGGATCTCCCAAAGCTGCCCACTTTCACTTGCATGCATTCCCCTTACTTGATGGCTCCCATCTCCCCCTACATGCTGCCCCCTGCTCCTCTTGACAGCACAGTCCTTGCTACTGATGCTGACTTCGGTTGCTCAGATCTGGCAGAGATTCCAATGATGGATGAACTGGATTTTGAACCAAGTACAGAAAAACAGCTTCTATCTCTAGAGATGAGTGCTTTCAACCAGCGTTACTGGAGCAACAGTTTTCTGGTGGATCTGGTTGCCATTGCTGCACCTGTGCTACCTACATTGGTCTGGCTTTACTCACAGCATGGTGTGGACAAAAGCACTCCGGTCAACATCGCTACTCTCATCAGGGGTTGTTGCATCATGGGATTATACTCTCTTCGCCGCATTGCTCCCAAGCCAGATCTGTAA
- the sybu gene encoding syntabulin isoform X4, protein MVLLEGKKSFSGSEANFSSSSSTGSFKNKERITKLSGKKTPCHSLPPVFKPAGSHSTNRDAELYAPYRTPPGVAFSSSSSNSSPTSSRRANLSRYHSCSDNHGIKPPQPEQYLTPLQQKEVTIRHLKTKLLESDNRVYDREAEIEDLKGQLSRMREDWIEEECHRVEAQLSLKEARKEIKQLRQVVETMKTTLMEKDKGIQKYFIDINIQNRKLESLLQSMELAQSGVSLQDENTQDFFFESPKSGRKKMAGVEEGAMDLGDHGVEALADSGLLIDDEMANRSDILEQVLMSTAGEFNLDTLDKVNPGMDMGPGVSIISEISNPQPLVIKAPASRHISHSLKKKDKGTQTETMSMSQELQALLYQLLRLEGHRGPTLSVSSALVDLPKLPTFTCMHSPYLMAPISPYMLPPAPLDSTVLATDADFGCSDLAEIPMMDELDFEPSTEKQLLSLEMSAFNQRYWSNSFLVDLVAIAAPVLPTLVWLYSQHGVDKSTPVNIATLIRGCCIMGLYSLRRIAPKPDL, encoded by the exons ATGGTTTTGCTTGAAGGCAAGAAAAGTTTCTCAG GAAGTGAGGCAAATTTTAGCTCTTCCAGTAGTACAGGGAGCTTTAAGAACAAAGAGCGTATCACCAAATTATCTGGAAAGAAAACACCATGTCACAG CTTGCCTCCAGTCTTCAAACCGGCAGGGAGTCATTCTACCAACCGGGATGCAGAACTATATGCTCCCTACAGGACTCCACCTGGAGTTGCATTCTCAAGTAGCAGCTCCAACTCTAGTCCTACATCCAG CAGGAGAGCAAACTTGAGCCGCTATCATTCATGCAGCGATAACCATGGAATCAAGCCACCGCAGCCTGAGCAGTACCTCACTCCTCTGCAGCAGAAGGAAGTGACCATCagacacctgaagacaaaacTACTGGAGTCTGACAACCGGGTGTATGACAG agagGCAGAAATTGAGGATCTCAAAGGTCAACTCAGCAGAATGAGGGAAGACTGGATTGAAGAGGAGTGTCACCGAGTAGAGGCCCAACTGTCACTCAAAGAAGCTCGTAAGGAAATCAAGCAACTGCGTCAGGTGGTGGAGACCATGAAGACTACCCTAATGGAAAAAGATAAGGGAATACAGAAGTACTTCATAGACATAAATATCCAAAACAGGAAGCTGGAGTCACTGCTACAAAGCATGGAACTTGCTCAGAGTGGTGTCAGCCTTCAGGATGAAAACACACAAGACTTCTTCTTTGAGAGCCCCAAGAGTGGCAGGAAGAAGATGGCAGGAGTGGAAGAAGGTGCCATGGATTTAGGAGATCACGGAGTAGAGGCATTGGCTGATAGTGGGCTGCTAATAGACGACGAAATGGCCAACAGATCTGACATTCTGGAGCAGGTCTTAATGTCCACGGCAGGAGAGTTCAATTTGGACACGCTCGACAAGGTGAATCCTGGAATGGACATGGGTCCCGGAGTGTCCATAATCTCTGAAATATCCAATCCACAGCCACTAGTTATAAAAGCTCCTGCTTCCAGGCACATTTCCCACTCTCTgaagaaaaaagataaaggCACCCAAACTGAAACAATGTCCATGTCACAAGAGCTTCAGGCTTTACTCTATCAGCTTCTTCGACTCGAAGGGCACAGAGGACCAACATTGTCCGTCTCCAGCGCTCTTGTGGATCTCCCAAAGCTGCCCACTTTCACTTGCATGCATTCCCCTTACTTGATGGCTCCCATCTCCCCCTACATGCTGCCCCCTGCTCCTCTTGACAGCACAGTCCTTGCTACTGATGCTGACTTCGGTTGCTCAGATCTGGCAGAGATTCCAATGATGGATGAACTGGATTTTGAACCAAGTACAGAAAAACAGCTTCTATCTCTAGAGATGAGTGCTTTCAACCAGCGTTACTGGAGCAACAGTTTTCTGGTGGATCTGGTTGCCATTGCTGCACCTGTGCTACCTACATTGGTCTGGCTTTACTCACAGCATGGTGTGGACAAAAGCACTCCGGTCAACATCGCTACTCTCATCAGGGGTTGTTGCATCATGGGATTATACTCTCTTCGCCGCATTGCTCCCAAGCCAGATCTGTAA
- the sybu gene encoding syntabulin isoform X5, whose translation MVLLEGKKSFSGSEANFSSSSSTGSFKNKERITKLSGKKTPCHSLPPVFKPAGSHSTNRDAELYAPYRTPPGVAFSSSSSNSSPTSRRANLSRYHSCSDNHGIKPPQPEQYLTPLQQKEVTIRHLKTKLLESDNRVYDREAEIEDLKGQLSRMREDWIEEECHRVEAQLSLKEARKEIKQLRQVVETMKTTLMEKDKGIQKYFIDINIQNRKLESLLQSMELAQSGVSLQDENTQDFFFESPKSGRKKMAGVEEGAMDLGDHGVEALADSGLLIDDEMANRSDILEQVLMSTAGEFNLDTLDKVNPGMDMGPGVSIISEISNPQPLVIKAPASRHISHSLKKKDKGTQTETMSMSQELQALLYQLLRLEGHRGPTLSVSSALVDLPKLPTFTCMHSPYLMAPISPYMLPPAPLDSTVLATDADFGCSDLAEIPMMDELDFEPSTEKQLLSLEMSAFNQRYWSNSFLVDLVAIAAPVLPTLVWLYSQHGVDKSTPVNIATLIRGCCIMGLYSLRRIAPKPDL comes from the exons ATGGTTTTGCTTGAAGGCAAGAAAAGTTTCTCAG GAAGTGAGGCAAATTTTAGCTCTTCCAGTAGTACAGGGAGCTTTAAGAACAAAGAGCGTATCACCAAATTATCTGGAAAGAAAACACCATGTCACAG CTTGCCTCCAGTCTTCAAACCGGCAGGGAGTCATTCTACCAACCGGGATGCAGAACTATATGCTCCCTACAGGACTCCACCTGGAGTTGCATTCTCAAGTAGCAGCTCCAACTCTAGTCCTACATCCAG GAGAGCAAACTTGAGCCGCTATCATTCATGCAGCGATAACCATGGAATCAAGCCACCGCAGCCTGAGCAGTACCTCACTCCTCTGCAGCAGAAGGAAGTGACCATCagacacctgaagacaaaacTACTGGAGTCTGACAACCGGGTGTATGACAG agagGCAGAAATTGAGGATCTCAAAGGTCAACTCAGCAGAATGAGGGAAGACTGGATTGAAGAGGAGTGTCACCGAGTAGAGGCCCAACTGTCACTCAAAGAAGCTCGTAAGGAAATCAAGCAACTGCGTCAGGTGGTGGAGACCATGAAGACTACCCTAATGGAAAAAGATAAGGGAATACAGAAGTACTTCATAGACATAAATATCCAAAACAGGAAGCTGGAGTCACTGCTACAAAGCATGGAACTTGCTCAGAGTGGTGTCAGCCTTCAGGATGAAAACACACAAGACTTCTTCTTTGAGAGCCCCAAGAGTGGCAGGAAGAAGATGGCAGGAGTGGAAGAAGGTGCCATGGATTTAGGAGATCACGGAGTAGAGGCATTGGCTGATAGTGGGCTGCTAATAGACGACGAAATGGCCAACAGATCTGACATTCTGGAGCAGGTCTTAATGTCCACGGCAGGAGAGTTCAATTTGGACACGCTCGACAAGGTGAATCCTGGAATGGACATGGGTCCCGGAGTGTCCATAATCTCTGAAATATCCAATCCACAGCCACTAGTTATAAAAGCTCCTGCTTCCAGGCACATTTCCCACTCTCTgaagaaaaaagataaaggCACCCAAACTGAAACAATGTCCATGTCACAAGAGCTTCAGGCTTTACTCTATCAGCTTCTTCGACTCGAAGGGCACAGAGGACCAACATTGTCCGTCTCCAGCGCTCTTGTGGATCTCCCAAAGCTGCCCACTTTCACTTGCATGCATTCCCCTTACTTGATGGCTCCCATCTCCCCCTACATGCTGCCCCCTGCTCCTCTTGACAGCACAGTCCTTGCTACTGATGCTGACTTCGGTTGCTCAGATCTGGCAGAGATTCCAATGATGGATGAACTGGATTTTGAACCAAGTACAGAAAAACAGCTTCTATCTCTAGAGATGAGTGCTTTCAACCAGCGTTACTGGAGCAACAGTTTTCTGGTGGATCTGGTTGCCATTGCTGCACCTGTGCTACCTACATTGGTCTGGCTTTACTCACAGCATGGTGTGGACAAAAGCACTCCGGTCAACATCGCTACTCTCATCAGGGGTTGTTGCATCATGGGATTATACTCTCTTCGCCGCATTGCTCCCAAGCCAGATCTGTAA
- the ebag9 gene encoding receptor-binding cancer antigen expressed on SiSo cells: MAITQFRLFKICTCLASLLSFFKRLICRTGRGRKLSGDQISLPTTVDFSSSIPKQPDVEEWSSWDEEAPTSIKIEDGNGNVPPQPTDIEEPDYFKDMTPTIRKTQKILLKKREPLNFLVPDGSAGFSSRLAASQDMMTFSPPSAELGEMDNWQGDTNAWEEESDATWEAEEVLRQQKLADREKRSMEQQRKKMEKEAQRMMKKEQKMAVKLS; encoded by the exons ATGGCCATCACTCAATTCCGCCTGTTTAAGATCTGCACATGCCTAGCCAGTTTGCTGTCGTTCTTCAAGAGATTAATATGCAG GACTGGAAGGGGCCGGAAGCTCAGTGGAGATCAAATATCCCTTCCGACTACAGTGGATTTCTCATCATCCATACCCAAACag CCAGATGTTGAAGAATGGAGTTCATGGGATGAAGAAGCTCCAACGAGTATTAAAATTGAAGATGGAAATGGAAATGTTCCCCCTCAACCTACTGATATAGAAGAGCCTGACTATTTTAAAGACATGACACCAACCATCAGGAAAACCCAGAAG ATTTTGCTCAAGAAAAGAGAACCACTGAACTTCCTGGTTCCTGATGGCTCAGCAGGTTTCTCCAGCAGACTGGCAGCCTCTCAGGATATGATGACCTTCAGTCCACCTTCA gcaGAGCTTGGTGAAATGGACAACTGGCAGGGGGATACCAATGCCTGGGAGGAAGAATCTGATGCCACCTGGGAAGCAGAAGAGGTGCTAAG ACAACAGAAGTTGGCTGACAGAGAAAAACGGTCCATGGAACAGCAAAGGAAGAAGATGGAGAAAGAGGCTCAGAGGATGATGAAGAAAGAGCAGAAAATGGCAGTTAAACTTTCTTAA